ACACGTCCACATCGCTGTCGGCGCGGAAATCATCGCGCAGCACCGAACCGAACAACGCCAGCCGGCGAATGTGATTTCGGCGGCAGAACGCTTGAAGTGCCTCACGGGGTATATCTATCTGAACCATAGGGCCACCTCTTCATATGTATCGTCAAGCCTGCACTTTTTCCACTAATTCCATCAGGCCTGTCACCGCGAGCGACTTGCTGTTGACGTTCAACCGCAGTGTCTGAATTTCAAACGGCGTCAGCGAAACGTCCTGGGCGACGCCCATGCCCGGCAGGCGCAGCGTCGTGTTGCGCGCCTGACCGGTCGGCTCGAAAAGGCGGATGATGTAGTCGTCGCCGCTGCGGGCCTTCTTGAAAGCCGTCATTAAGACGGACGGGTCGTCGATCGTCGCCAGCGGGGCCGGCTTTTCGCCGCCGCCGGCGGGGAAGAACGACAGCACGAACGGCTGTTCGTTGCGGGCCAGGGCTTCGCTGTCGACCGTCGCCATGCGGGCCGCGACCTCGCCGGCGTTGATCCAGATGCGGAAGAGCCGCTGGCCCTGGTCGATGCGCGGCGTGAACCGGTCGTCCGGCGTCAGGGGACGGTCGGCAATCGGATGCGCCGAATACGCCGGCGAACGCAGCAGCGACAGGCGGATCTCGCCGTCGCAAAAATCGCTGCCGTAAATGCCTTCGTTGATCACGCTGACGGCGCGGCCGCTGGCGGCGCAGACGGCGGCCGTCCATTTCTGAGCGACAACCTCTTTACGTGGCACAGCCTTTCCAGGCTGTGTCAGCACAGGCTGGAAAGTCTGTGCCACCAGCTCTGCCGTGCCGTACGCTACCTGGCCGGCGTAACGCGACTGGCCCAGCGTCGTCGGCAGGGCGAGTTTGAGCATGGCCGTCTTTTCATTCCAAAGCACGCGCGTCTCGACCTCGATCTCGGCGCCGACCTTCGGCAGCTTGTAACGCTGGCAGATGAACGAGTGCCCATACGACAGTACGGCCTCGATCACGGTTCGCACCGGTCCGTCCTCGATGACGCGCACCGACGGCAGGGTCTTTCCTCGCACGCCGGAGAACGCTGTGCCCGCCTCGGGGCTCATCAGCTCGAACCGCCCGGCGATGTCGGCGAAGCTCTGCTTGCCCGTGACGATCCATGGGTCGTCGGTGTCCTTCATCACCAGCGGGGCCATCGCGCCGCCGGCGAGATAGTCGACCCCGTCGACACGGTAGCGGTCCATCAAACCGGTGCCGGCGTTGATGACCACTTCCAGTCGCTCGCTGCGGAACGTGAAGGCGCCGTCCTTCTCAATCAGCTCGGGTTTGGGTTTTCCGCCGGGCAGAACCTCCAGCGTGCAGTCGAAGCGGTTCACCTGGAGCGGCTGGAGTTCGGCATAGAACGCGACGCGCTTGCGCCAGTCGAGGCTGAGGTTGGAGTCTTCCTTCTCGACCTGGCAAGGCAACGGATGGCCGTCCTGATGGACGGTCGGTTGCGTGAACTGGCCGGTCCAGTCCTGGTCGGCCAGTTGGAACTCGCACTCGAAGACGCCCTTTACCGGCCACGGGTGCGGGTTGTATGCGAGAATCGGGATCTGCCCCTGCGGGGCGGCGTCTTGCCCGCGGCACAGCGCGAAGAACGCCCGGGCCTCGAGGCGCGAGAGAATCTCCAGGCCGTGATCCATCAGCCGCAGTGCCGCCTGCTCGACCGGCTCGATCG
The genomic region above belongs to Planctomycetaceae bacterium and contains:
- a CDS encoding glycoside hydrolase family 38 C-terminal domain-containing protein, yielding MKSTHLICNAHLDPVWLWQWQEGAAEAISTFRTAADFCEQFDGFVFNHNEAILYRWVEEYEPQLFARIQRLVKQGRWHIMGGWHLQPDCNMPSGESFVRQILAGREYFASRFGAAPTTAINFDPFGHTRGLVQILAKCGFDSYIFCRPDKNDCPLPGDDFTWVGYDGSTLTGHRAWGHYLAARGQAAKKVRDYIAARPDKDIGLLLWGVGNHGGGPSRVDIEQINALAAELAPAGICHSTPEAYFAELKSAGAALPRHEGDLNAWAPGCYTSQVLVKQKHRRLENALFAAEKMLSHASLAGLIEYPAEDLNQATEDLLTAEFHDILPGSSIEPVEQAALRLMDHGLEILSRLEARAFFALCRGQDAAPQGQIPILAYNPHPWPVKGVFECEFQLADQDWTGQFTQPTVHQDGHPLPCQVEKEDSNLSLDWRKRVAFYAELQPLQVNRFDCTLEVLPGGKPKPELIEKDGAFTFRSERLEVVINAGTGLMDRYRVDGVDYLAGGAMAPLVMKDTDDPWIVTGKQSFADIAGRFELMSPEAGTAFSGVRGKTLPSVRVIEDGPVRTVIEAVLSYGHSFICQRYKLPKVGAEIEVETRVLWNEKTAMLKLALPTTLGQSRYAGQVAYGTAELVAQTFQPVLTQPGKAVPRKEVVAQKWTAAVCAASGRAVSVINEGIYGSDFCDGEIRLSLLRSPAYSAHPIADRPLTPDDRFTPRIDQGQRLFRIWINAGEVAARMATVDSEALARNEQPFVLSFFPAGGGEKPAPLATIDDPSVLMTAFKKARSGDDYIIRLFEPTGQARNTTLRLPGMGVAQDVSLTPFEIQTLRLNVNSKSLAVTGLMELVEKVQA